A genomic region of Mycolicibacterium poriferae contains the following coding sequences:
- a CDS encoding DUF885 domain-containing protein: MGRPATAVDAVADRYLETSAALDPCGATESGIAGYDDQITDYSPDGVVARAEAARTALRELDATAPADAADAVTVAAMRERLGVLLDLHEAGLDLGELNVIACPLQTMRDVFDLMPTDTEEDWATINSRLAQIPQRAAGYADGLRAAVSAGRAPAARQVRRGIEQSGQIQELFVRMVAEAAPGTAALRDELHQHAQEAANAYAALARVLREDIGPHARDADGCGREAYQVLSRSFLGAAVDLDESYEWGLELLRGIVAEQDAIADRLYPGATAAEALRRLDGERRYLIHGTEELARWMQDLSDRAVESLADTHFDIAEPLRQLECRIAPTHTGGIYYTGPSEDLSRPGRMWWSVPLGVDTFHTWQETTTVFHEGVPGHHLQIGRAVVLGDQLNRWRRMGCFVSGHGEGWALYAERLMAELGWLDDAGNRMGMLDAQRFRAARVVIDIGVHCGLTAPDGGTWDAERAWAFLQSHSAMAEENLRFELDRYLGWPGQAPSYAIGQRIWQQLRDDLLARGLSLKDFHSRALDLGGLPLEVLRSALLTQP, from the coding sequence TTGGGTAGGCCGGCCACGGCGGTCGACGCTGTCGCAGACCGCTACCTCGAGACCTCTGCCGCCCTGGATCCCTGCGGGGCAACCGAATCGGGCATCGCCGGGTACGACGACCAGATCACCGACTACTCCCCCGACGGAGTCGTCGCCCGCGCGGAGGCCGCGCGTACGGCGCTGCGCGAGCTGGACGCTACCGCTCCGGCGGACGCCGCCGACGCCGTCACCGTCGCCGCGATGCGCGAACGCCTCGGCGTGTTGCTCGATCTGCACGAGGCCGGCCTGGACCTGGGCGAGCTGAACGTCATCGCCTGCCCATTGCAGACGATGCGCGACGTGTTCGACCTGATGCCCACCGACACCGAGGAGGACTGGGCGACTATCAACAGCCGGCTGGCCCAGATTCCCCAGCGCGCGGCGGGATACGCCGACGGTCTGCGCGCCGCGGTGTCCGCGGGCCGGGCGCCGGCCGCCCGCCAGGTGAGGCGCGGCATCGAACAGTCCGGGCAGATCCAGGAGTTGTTCGTCCGGATGGTCGCCGAGGCAGCACCGGGCACCGCCGCGCTGCGCGACGAACTGCACCAGCATGCCCAGGAGGCCGCGAACGCCTACGCCGCATTGGCGCGCGTGCTGCGCGAGGACATCGGGCCGCACGCCCGCGACGCCGACGGCTGCGGGCGCGAGGCCTACCAGGTGTTGTCCCGCAGCTTCCTCGGCGCCGCGGTCGACCTCGACGAGTCCTACGAGTGGGGACTGGAACTGCTGCGCGGCATCGTCGCCGAGCAGGACGCCATCGCCGATCGGCTGTATCCCGGCGCCACCGCAGCCGAGGCGCTGCGACGCCTCGACGGCGAGCGCCGCTACCTGATCCACGGCACCGAGGAGCTGGCACGGTGGATGCAGGACCTGTCCGACCGCGCAGTGGAATCGTTGGCCGACACGCACTTCGACATCGCCGAACCATTGCGTCAGCTGGAGTGCCGCATCGCACCGACCCACACCGGCGGCATCTACTACACCGGCCCATCGGAGGATCTGTCCCGGCCGGGCCGGATGTGGTGGTCGGTGCCGCTGGGGGTCGACACCTTCCACACCTGGCAGGAGACCACCACGGTGTTCCACGAGGGGGTACCTGGGCATCACCTGCAGATCGGTCGCGCGGTGGTGCTCGGTGATCAGCTCAACCGCTGGCGCCGCATGGGGTGCTTCGTGTCCGGACACGGCGAAGGGTGGGCGCTCTACGCCGAACGCCTGATGGCCGAACTCGGTTGGCTCGACGACGCGGGCAACCGGATGGGCATGCTCGACGCGCAACGGTTCCGGGCCGCCCGGGTCGTCATCGACATCGGCGTGCACTGCGGGCTGACCGCGCCCGACGGTGGAACCTGGGACGCCGAGCGGGCCTGGGCGTTTCTGCAATCGCACAGTGCCATGGCCGAGGAGAACCTGCGGTTCGAGCTCGACCGCTATCTCGGCTGGCCCGGCCAGGCTCCCTCCTACGCCATCGGTCAACGCATCTGGCAGCAGCTGCGCGATGACCTGCTGGCACGCGGACTGTCGCTCAAGGACTTTCACAGCCGGGCGCTGGACCTGGGGGGCCTGCCACTGGAGGTGCTGCGCTCAGCGTTGCTGACGCAGCCCTAG
- a CDS encoding acyl-CoA thioesterase — protein sequence MTTDSADTQWTVQDLLDLFDAQPTGPDTYTVETGLAGVDERQVVEGTQILAASIVAAAKRFPEKSIRSAYSVFARAVLVGAGPVELGIDVISEGRSTATAVVTATQNGKRVITTTILADVPTADVIRHQLPRPQVAEPAQAHESSMPMVGRQVRLVDVHDVNSPDEVGPPELFAWLHYDPIPTRDDLAKALIAYFTGHLGISTTMRAHEGIGTSQAHLTVSTAPMTVSVSFHEPVRWDGWLLYGHESTQVGAGMSYVRGAVHTEAGDLIASFTQDALIRPLRTTDTAIKEHSRL from the coding sequence ATGACAACCGATTCGGCAGACACCCAGTGGACGGTGCAGGACTTGCTCGACCTGTTCGATGCCCAGCCCACCGGTCCGGACACCTACACCGTCGAGACCGGGCTGGCCGGCGTCGACGAGCGCCAGGTCGTCGAAGGAACCCAGATCCTGGCGGCCTCGATCGTTGCTGCGGCCAAACGCTTTCCGGAGAAGTCGATCCGCTCGGCCTACTCGGTGTTCGCCAGGGCCGTGCTGGTCGGCGCCGGGCCGGTCGAGCTGGGCATCGACGTGATCAGTGAGGGCCGCTCGACGGCCACCGCGGTCGTCACGGCGACCCAGAACGGTAAACGCGTCATCACCACCACGATCCTGGCCGACGTGCCGACCGCCGACGTGATCCGTCACCAGCTGCCCCGGCCGCAGGTCGCCGAGCCGGCGCAGGCCCACGAATCATCGATGCCGATGGTGGGCAGGCAGGTCCGGCTCGTCGACGTCCACGACGTCAACAGTCCCGACGAGGTCGGGCCGCCCGAGCTGTTCGCCTGGCTGCACTACGACCCGATCCCCACGCGAGATGACCTGGCCAAGGCGTTGATCGCGTACTTCACCGGCCACCTGGGCATCTCGACCACGATGCGGGCACACGAGGGAATCGGCACGAGCCAGGCGCATCTCACCGTCTCGACGGCGCCGATGACGGTGTCGGTCAGCTTCCACGAGCCCGTGCGCTGGGACGGCTGGCTTCTCTACGGCCACGAGAGCACACAGGTCGGCGCCGGGATGTCCTACGTCAGAGGAGCGGTGCACACCGAAGCCGGCGATCTGATCGCCTCCTTCACCCAGGACGCCCTGATCCGTCCGCTGCGCACCACCGACACCGCGATCAAGGAGCACTCGCGACTCTAG
- a CDS encoding SRPBCC family protein, whose product MTERHPCTRVGLDFVDSAPYRFVSTVDLAISPEQLFEVLADETSWPHWASVITKVTWTSPEPRGVGTTRTVEMRGGITGHEEYLVWQPCTRMAFRFNEASTGAIAAFAEDYRVTETATGCHLTWIMALEPNGLAGRFGLFTGRPVMGWLFQRFLHNLRAYTDQRYSTAQT is encoded by the coding sequence ATGACCGAGCGGCATCCGTGCACCAGGGTCGGCCTGGACTTCGTCGACTCTGCGCCGTACCGATTCGTCAGCACCGTCGACCTCGCGATCTCCCCGGAACAGCTGTTCGAGGTGCTCGCCGACGAGACGTCCTGGCCGCACTGGGCCAGCGTCATCACGAAGGTGACCTGGACCAGCCCTGAGCCGCGCGGCGTCGGCACCACCCGCACGGTCGAGATGCGCGGCGGAATCACCGGCCACGAGGAGTACCTGGTCTGGCAGCCCTGCACCCGCATGGCGTTTCGCTTCAACGAGGCCAGCACCGGGGCCATCGCGGCCTTCGCCGAGGACTACCGCGTCACCGAGACCGCCACGGGCTGCCATCTGACCTGGATCATGGCGCTGGAGCCCAACGGGCTGGCGGGCCGGTTCGGTCTGTTCACCGGACGCCCGGTGATGGGTTGGCTGTTCCAGCGTTTCCTACACAATCTGCGCGCCTACACCGACCAGCGCTACTCCACCGCCCAGACCTAG
- a CDS encoding carboxylesterase/lipase family protein, whose translation MPVVAGHPTVVRTPSGDLRGDTEGGVGVWRGVPYAEQPVGPRRFQAPGPLKPWSGIRDAREHGPLPPQTKSFVGGGRDDPKVRDEACLTLTVWSPDTTASLPVMVWIPGGAFVYGAGQFQLYNGSRLAANGNVVVVNLTYRIGVFGGFELGDLGEGFDDNLALRDQIAALRWVRDNIAAFGGDPQRVTVFGESAGGTSVLALLASPEARGLVHRAIAQSPALPLIADRELRAQRAHAFMAHLGVPVDRVKELPQRRLRRAAGMVQLESAATTPTLAYGLTHGTELLPRHPIDAARAGQVAQVPLIIGTNSHEASMFAWTKPPMLPTTEASIEAYFDRTGPEVKESVLQAYPRYPRRSALLAIGSDVMFGGPSWAFADAYSAHAPTRMYRFDHFGVSLRMLGLGATHGSEIVHIQHSYASFIGRKLHPLGRRFQPAVGRRMQRAWLDFACDTPSVDDAHWPVYRTPERLTRLITSARDVMAPDPDGPRRAAWASVY comes from the coding sequence GTGCCTGTCGTCGCCGGACATCCCACCGTCGTGCGCACCCCATCGGGTGATCTGAGGGGCGACACTGAAGGCGGCGTGGGGGTGTGGCGGGGCGTGCCGTACGCCGAGCAGCCCGTCGGGCCGCGTCGGTTCCAGGCGCCGGGGCCGCTGAAGCCGTGGTCGGGCATCCGGGACGCCCGCGAACACGGTCCGCTGCCGCCGCAGACGAAGTCGTTCGTCGGCGGTGGGCGCGATGACCCCAAGGTGCGCGACGAGGCGTGTCTCACGCTGACGGTGTGGTCGCCCGACACCACGGCGTCGCTGCCGGTGATGGTGTGGATCCCCGGTGGCGCGTTCGTCTACGGCGCCGGGCAGTTCCAGCTGTACAACGGGTCGCGGCTGGCCGCCAACGGCAACGTGGTCGTGGTCAACCTCACCTACCGGATCGGGGTGTTCGGCGGATTCGAGCTCGGCGATCTCGGTGAGGGGTTCGACGACAACCTGGCGTTGCGTGACCAGATCGCGGCGCTGCGGTGGGTGCGCGACAACATTGCCGCGTTCGGCGGCGACCCGCAGCGCGTGACGGTGTTCGGCGAGTCCGCCGGCGGCACCTCGGTGCTGGCGTTGCTGGCCAGCCCCGAAGCGCGGGGACTGGTGCACCGCGCGATCGCGCAGAGTCCGGCGTTGCCGTTGATCGCCGACCGGGAACTCCGTGCGCAGCGCGCCCACGCCTTCATGGCTCATCTCGGCGTGCCCGTCGACCGCGTCAAGGAGTTGCCTCAACGCCGGCTGCGCCGCGCCGCGGGCATGGTGCAACTCGAGAGCGCCGCCACCACGCCCACGCTGGCCTACGGGCTGACCCACGGCACCGAACTGCTGCCCCGGCACCCCATCGACGCGGCGCGTGCCGGGCAGGTGGCGCAGGTGCCCCTGATCATCGGCACCAACAGTCACGAGGCCTCGATGTTCGCCTGGACCAAGCCGCCGATGTTGCCCACCACCGAGGCGTCCATCGAGGCCTACTTCGACCGGACCGGACCGGAGGTCAAAGAGTCGGTGCTGCAGGCCTATCCGCGCTACCCCCGGCGCAGCGCGTTGTTGGCCATCGGTTCCGATGTGATGTTCGGCGGTCCCTCGTGGGCGTTCGCCGACGCGTACAGCGCACACGCGCCGACCCGGATGTACCGCTTCGACCACTTCGGGGTGAGCCTGCGCATGCTGGGTCTCGGCGCCACCCACGGCAGCGAGATCGTGCACATCCAGCACAGCTACGCCTCGTTCATCGGCCGCAAACTGCATCCGCTGGGCCGGCGGTTCCAGCCCGCCGTGGGCCGCCGCATGCAGCGCGCCTGGCTGGATTTCGCCTGTGATACCCCGAGCGTCGACGACGCCCACTGGCCGGTGTACCGGACCCCGGAGCGGCTGACCCGGCTGATCACCTCGGCCCGCGACGTGATGGCTCCCGACCCGGACGGACCCCGCCGCGCGGCCTGGGCCTCGGTGTACTAG
- the ypfJ gene encoding KPN_02809 family neutral zinc metallopeptidase → MTFNEGMRIDTSTTSTSGGGRGPGRGIAIGGGLGGLVIVVVALLLGVDPSSVMSQQPQPDTQGVDAQGFDLSQCQTGEDANEIVQCRVVATGNSVDGVWAQLMPGYTRPAIRLFSGSVNTGCGRATSEVGPFYCPVDQTAYFDTDFFDVLVDQFGASGGPLAQEYVVAHEFGHHVQNLEGVLGRAQRDPQGATGAGVRTELQADCYAGVWAHHAAITRQESTGVPFLEPLSDRDIADALSAASAVGDDRIQQSATGRVSPESWTHGSSEQRQKWFTIGYQTGDPARCDTFATNNLG, encoded by the coding sequence ATGACCTTCAACGAGGGCATGCGGATCGATACCAGCACCACGTCCACCAGCGGAGGTGGGCGTGGTCCGGGACGCGGGATCGCGATCGGCGGCGGGCTGGGCGGGCTCGTCATCGTCGTGGTGGCGCTGCTGCTCGGCGTCGACCCCAGCTCGGTGATGTCGCAGCAGCCGCAGCCCGACACCCAGGGGGTGGACGCGCAGGGCTTCGACCTGTCCCAGTGCCAGACCGGTGAGGACGCCAACGAGATCGTGCAGTGCCGCGTGGTGGCGACGGGCAACTCGGTCGACGGCGTGTGGGCGCAGTTGATGCCCGGATACACCCGCCCGGCCATCCGGCTGTTCAGCGGGTCGGTGAACACCGGCTGCGGGCGGGCGACCAGCGAGGTGGGCCCGTTCTACTGTCCCGTCGACCAGACCGCCTACTTCGACACCGATTTCTTCGACGTGTTGGTCGACCAGTTCGGCGCCAGCGGCGGGCCCCTGGCGCAGGAGTACGTGGTGGCCCATGAGTTCGGCCACCACGTGCAGAATCTCGAGGGGGTGCTGGGCCGCGCCCAGCGGGACCCGCAGGGCGCCACCGGCGCGGGGGTCCGCACCGAGCTGCAGGCCGATTGCTACGCGGGCGTGTGGGCCCACCACGCCGCGATCACGAGACAGGAGAGCACCGGGGTGCCGTTCTTGGAACCGTTGAGCGACAGAGACATCGCCGATGCGCTATCGGCGGCGTCAGCGGTCGGTGACGACCGCATCCAGCAGTCCGCCACGGGCCGGGTCAGCCCCGAGTCGTGGACGCACGGGTCCTCCGAACAGCGACAGAAGTGGTTCACCATCGGCTACCAGACCGGCGACCCGGCCAGGTGTGACACCTTCGCCACGAACAACCTTGGGTAG
- a CDS encoding TetR/AcrR family transcriptional regulator translates to MASRSAKAQPGRPGGTEAESRANRFMRSALGILGETGRTDFTVLEVVERSKTSLRAFYQHFATKDELLLALVERIMADASERWRAETAGLPSAEALRTLIRRISAPAESSTQDSINRGLTYYNDHLLETRPKEFAKVLSPLHGLITDIVRRGIAEGTFRADLDVDTDAAILMQTVLGALRLRDLGSELNGVPIDGDHVYAFCLRSLHADPKNTP, encoded by the coding sequence ATGGCCTCACGTAGCGCGAAGGCGCAGCCGGGCCGGCCTGGGGGCACCGAGGCCGAATCCCGCGCGAACCGCTTCATGCGTTCTGCCCTGGGGATTCTCGGCGAAACAGGCCGAACCGACTTCACGGTGCTGGAGGTCGTCGAGCGCTCCAAGACCTCCCTGCGGGCGTTCTATCAGCATTTCGCGACCAAGGACGAGCTTCTGCTGGCGCTCGTCGAACGCATCATGGCCGATGCCAGCGAACGTTGGCGGGCCGAGACGGCCGGACTGCCCAGCGCGGAGGCGCTGCGCACCCTGATCCGGCGGATCAGCGCCCCGGCGGAGTCGAGCACCCAGGACAGCATCAATCGGGGCCTGACCTACTACAACGACCACCTTCTCGAGACCCGACCCAAGGAGTTCGCGAAGGTTCTCTCGCCCCTGCACGGCCTGATCACCGACATCGTGCGCCGCGGCATCGCCGAGGGCACGTTCCGCGCGGATCTCGACGTGGACACCGACGCCGCGATCCTGATGCAGACGGTGCTCGGCGCGCTGCGGCTGCGCGATCTGGGCAGCGAGCTCAACGGCGTTCCCATCGACGGCGACCACGTCTACGCGTTCTGCCTGCGCAGCCTGCACGCCGATCCCAAGAACACCCCCTGA